A window of the Euwallacea similis isolate ESF13 chromosome 20, ESF131.1, whole genome shotgun sequence genome harbors these coding sequences:
- the LOC136415523 gene encoding protein dopey-1 homolog isoform X3 produces MTTITMEEYDLMKDSKYRMYVAAVDKALKNFDYTSEWADLISALGKLNKVLLSYTKFPVIPRRIKISKRLAQCMHPALPSGVHLKALETYDIIFRCMGTNRLACELFIYSSGLFPLMSHAAMNIRPTLLTIYENHFVPLGDRLRPALSGFLSGILPGLDTGTDHFDRTNKLLEDVCDGVGPPYFYTCIWQCVANNSPVRLPAVTYVFAHYSRKYPMEDQLYLMGHDIGLMVSGLCAAVQDSSVLVQRSALDLLMVCFPMQNKQLLYADMVRLVTAALTTILRRDMSLNRRLYSWLLEYEMKNIPLVQIDGEQPEEIPPTPAHSIAYDLLNDGIKDILKNSSTSVPIEVKSYRLLTSLFEKPQIGPVILDGILYDVFRTLYLSCLNLQKHKNLTVRCVSFNGDLSSLKSSENNLSKQFVSKNCQELVKNANLLFNTLQSYYIWSYIEKLYDEAVSNIKKFKYRDRCQVNEIGSGPPYILELCILTDFLLDIIPIESYAENTSNILPSLFNKIISALNANIAELNQYEILKSLELCTKILTKIQPITMTQIQRQIEEEAAAELLEKQQKSDEIKVGEGEEQRTIEKSKSDSKISENLNGFVDKHELTVDDLARERSYSNQFLKKKDKTSPKIDKKSKNKKSKSSSKLYDLRNEEADIGTGSATDGTPESSSKESTPPSLPLTKYENKHFLGCLEEYKKFYVTFVKCKILPNTDIKAFFKNLVFDKQQRTKDLMTLLDRRLSNENNQFNPIDYNSTFKLRCLSSMHQVCSRANSTYENAMGVASNILLEFCAFPNLLASTTDKKIPLWLEALIASSCSNEASRETQLTAMNTMLEIFSLSKNQNYLKTYESEKSVIINGILEHRHVRYVEENTLVIEEMAKILWTFLGTVRNQNQLMLCITLLYQIHNTFDSKLFVEQVIGQYLCDQHVTSNYIKQFCMLWHLGRDLNIKLPPQDHHTRSFDRSLLKILDMLQNKEKPALQLLAESFLTHSLLHNDIPRILNPILIKLLASNTARVSIRHVNIQDSDTHHESSDQDNQKLEESQAKKIYAVSNVNGNVMYHMTDSPQPKSPKKRWFAFSKSGKKYASAINMTASLLEDSVGVVTKKNKDFKAYNVSPNLDKHSKNNVKLIVNPLSNKEIYPVGLDGSYARRSSHSSLDSLSSNDNTISIDDSIERKLYDKCDSMPGDRDSGYDSLKQQQRKSEIITALVDNGKKALLESMEPISNGIKNLKLPKSRSFDEKSNIQPEESSLVQSWSYCISDSSNLHGELELSKSAEEFFKGKDEEYAIVTGILNKIIDEVCRKVDGESEIPLHISGRPTELDLRSKINTSNSKNFDLYPIHSHMCLYYELFDSNQVIYALHTLKNCILVNPQLFIKCSATSGIKNLKSNDILYLLARHRKSLVGQGFVGDLSQEHVNFYRGYMFLDVILLICLNYARTFFPCFEDSTPMFDELEINTRIQLESLEILHTIVRNLITMIEENSNKGFASYIADLLVKCKIQKTLLHCVLTSVRNFDHDMTFAEDVLLFNNFQPCNSENRMGEHVEAFQIQLLRLIQSLIVLEHSIFPAPKSALAQVNADAPSGEHLNYKPTVLIPKQQIFLSAILSALRNENMRNMHEKWLNMVCCCLPYFGDNLKQISMSVIHQVCNNIEKIASSYKASKLDDFELGADYTVVQLESLTILCHYCLLDATQTINQNVPPSAITPTGTNPGEILNNLMNVFFSPLGTDINFSTKQNSDHYQLARKTILSHMPRIISSVAKLWQTVVGLEVECDSVYGSSKIVKQQLLEFLSPIAVHHGASFLAAMAVAWYERRNHFSSIKAVLPEPTAGQSNLVYLISAIRVIPLDNLVQTVTAVIKNPPPCEGVGPDVCLDMAILELFYCYMRNASATQLSEAWTSLLSLIREVNALSSPAQFLLAAILHEMMIKCCPLEERKDQKDLQDVTAKLIDCVSQVCGSCLEQTTWLRRNFAVREQEEDSTPETSLTTGAPSDLVYSSSHSVQAQLVLAEILAPILDICFGSSEKDKVNNILASLMCNIVPYLKTHTLKNMPSFNACSKLLSSLSSYQYTRKAWKKDVFDLLLDNSLFQMDYSCLKFWKVIVDNLMTHDNTTFRDLMSRVSMTQSGTLGIFSSREQEYEQKAQLLKRLAYVIFCSEIDQYAKYMPEIQEQLTSSLRLNVPGIQAQVFMCFRVLLVRMSPLHVTSLWPIIISEMLQVFLQIEQELSTDTEEFSSHIKLLSSLDASWATNSSNGLHALGHPHWLRLQLAAAKLLDLALLLPATTLPQFQMYRWAFVGDDLNSKFPSTDHIGFTPHVVRIASQMDEKFADAQIDVLPMKRNELLLTMNGISKLRDLHSFFKTLSSCSDRHRSECTKSMTSDNLFTDRQSDKQLDMILEKIDKVVEGDFLDRIPR; encoded by the exons ATGACCACAATAACGATGGAAGAGTACGACCTAATGAAAGACTCGAAGTACCGCATGTATGTGGCTGCAGTGGATAAGGCCCTAAAGAACTTCGATTATACATCTGAATGGGCTGACCTTATTTCGGCCTTAGGAAAACTCAACAAG GTTTTACTAAGTTACACCAAGTTCCCAGTGATTCCACGAAGGATAAAAATTAGCAAACGACTGGCCCAGTGTATGCACCCAGCGTTGCCTTCAGGGGTCCACCTTAAAGCTCTAGAGACCTATGATATTATATTTCGCTGCATGGGGACCAATAGACTGGCCTgcgaattgtttatttacagCTCTG GTCTATTTCCGCTAATGAGCCATGCAGCCATGAATATTCGTCCAACCCTCCTCACGATCTACGAGAACCATTTCGTCCCACTGGGAGATCGCTTGAGGCCAGCTTTGAGCGGATTTCTCAGCGGTATTTTACCAGGTCTTGACACCGGAACAGACCACTTCGACcg GACCAACAAGCTGCTTGAAGACGTTTGTGACGGTGTGGGACCTCCATATTTCTATACTTGCATATGGCAATGCGTGGCCAATAACAGCCCAGTGCGATTGCCCGCAGTCACTTATGTTTTCGCCCATTATAGTCGGAAATATCCCATGGAAGATCAGTTGTATTTGATGGGGCATGACATAGGATTAATG GTATCGGGGCTTTGCGCCGCAGTACAGGACTCCAGTGTTTTAGTACAACGCTCAGCGCTCGATCTCTTGATGGTGTGCTTTCCCATGCAAAACAAACAGCTTTTGTATGCTGATATGGTGCGGCTGGTCACAGCGGCGTTGACTACCATCTTAAGGAGGGACATGTCTTTGAATCG ACGCCTCTATTCGTGGCTTCTTgaatatgaaatgaaaaacatcCCTCTAGTCCAAATAGACGGGGAACAACCTGAAGAAATCCCTCCTACGCCCGCCCACTCTATAGCTTACGATCTCTTAAATGACGGTATCAAAGATATCTTGAAAAATTCTAGCACCAGCGTCCCAATCGAAGTGAAATCCTACAGACTATTAACTTCTCTCTTTGAAAAGCCTCAAATCGGGCCCGTAATCCTAGACGGCATTTTATACGACGTGTTTCGTACGCTCTATCTTTCGTGTCTGAACCTGCAAAAGCACAAGAACTTAACAGTCAGATGCGTTTCATTTAACGGAGATTTGAGCAGCTTGAAATCCAGCGAAAATAACTTGAGCAAGCAGTTTGTCAGCAAGAATTGTCAGGAATTGGTCAAGAATGCAAATTTGCTATTCAACACTCTACAGAGCTATTACATTTGGAGCTACATAGAAAAACTCTATGACGAAGCAGTGAGCAACATCAAGAAATTTAAGTATCGGGACCGTTGTCAAGTGAACGAAATCGGCAGCGGGCCTCCGTACATCTTGGAATTGTGCATTTTGACCGATTTCCTGTTGGACATCATCCCCATAGAATCTTATGCAGAAAATACCTCTAACATCCTCCCCAGTTTGTTCAACAAAATAATCTCAGCCCTGAATGCCAACATTGCAGAGCTAAACCAATATGAAATACTCAAGAGCTTGGAATTGTGCACAAAGATTTTGACGAAAATTCAACCGATAACTATGACGCAGATTCAGAGGCAAATTGAAGAGGAAGCCGCTGCAGAACTGCTAGAGAAGCAGCAAAAGAGCGATGAAATTAAAGTGGGAGAGGGCGAGGAGCAGCGCACCATAGAAAAGAGTAAGTCTGACTCGAAGATTAGCGAAAATTTGAATGGTTTCGTGGACAAACATGAGCTAACTGTGGATGATTTAGCGAGAGAAAG GTCTTACAGCAACCAATTCCTcaagaaaaaagataaaacgAGTccaaaaatagataaaaagtCAAAGAATAAGAAATCCAAATCCAGTTCCAAATTGTACGATTTGAGAAATGAGGAAGCAGACATTGGCACTGGTTCTGCTACGGACGGAACCCCTGAAAGTTCTTCCAAGGAGAGCACCCCTCCATCGCTGCCATTGACCaaatacgaaaataaacaCTTCCTGGGCTGCCTGGAGGaatataagaagttttatgtCACTTTTGTTAAGTGCAAAATACTGCCAAATACCGACATTAAGGCTTTCTTCAAAAATCTAGTTTTCGACAAGCAGCAACGGACCAAAGACCTAATGACGCTGCTAGACAGGCGATTGTCCAACGAAAACAACCAGTTCAATCCAATAGACTACAACAGCACCTTCAAGCTTAGATGTTTAAGTAGCATGCACCAGGTGTGTTCGCGAGCCAATTCCACTTATGAAAACGCCATGGGAGTGGCCTCGAATATTCTTTTGGAGTTTTGCGCCTTTCCAAACCTCTTGGCTAGCACCACCGACAAGAAAATTCCTCTTTGGTTGGAGGCTTTAATAGCATCCTCGTGCTCCAATGAGGCTTCAAGGGAAACCCAGCTGACTGCCATGAACACCATGCTAGAAATCTTCAGCCTGTCAAAGAACCAGAATTACTTGAAGACCTACGAAAGTGAAAAGAGTGTAattattaatggaattttggaGCACCGGCACGTACGTTATGTGGAGGAAAATACATTGGTCATTGAAGAAATGGCGAAGATCCTCTGGACTTTCTTAGGAACTGTGCGCAACCAAAATCAACTGATGCTGTGCATTACGTTGCTGTATCAGATACATAACACATTTGATAGTAAACTATTCGTGGAGCAAGTAATAGGTCAATATTTGTGTGACCAGCATGTAACTTCGAATTACATAAAGCAGTTCTGCATGTTGTGGCACTTGGGCAGGGATCTTAACATCAAATTGCCACCCCAAGATCACCATACAAGGAGCTTCGATAG ATCTCTCTTGAAAATTCTGGACATGCtgcaaaacaaagaaaagCCTGCGCTGCAGTTGCTGGCAGAGTCCTTCCTCACTCACAGCCTTCTCCACAACGACATTCCTAGGATTTTAAAtccgattttaattaaattgttggCCAGTAACACTGCCAGGGTGTCGATCCGACACGTAAATATACAGGACAGTGACACGCACCATGAGTCCTCCGATCAGGACAATCAAAAATTAGAAGAATCTCAAGCTAAGAAAATTTATGCTGTCAGTAATGTCAACG GCAACGTAATGTATCATATGACCGACAGTCCTCAACCGAAATCGCCCAAAAAGCGCTGGTTTGCCTTTTCGAAGTCGGGCAAAAAGTACGCTTCCGCCATAAATATGACCGCCAGTTTACTGGAGGATAGTGTTGGTGTGGTGACTAAGAAGAATAAAGACTTTAAAGCCTACAATGTCTCACCCAACTTGGACAAACACTCTAAGAACAATGTCAAGCTTATCGTTAATCCTCTGAGTAACAAGGAGATTTATCCCGTAGGCCTAGATGGATCCTATGCTAGGAGAAGTTCACATAGTTCCTTGGACAGTTTGTCTAGCAATGACAATACTATTAGCATTGACGATTCAATCGAAAGGAAGCTGTATGACAAGTGCGATTCTATGCCAG GCGACCGAGACAGCGGATATGACTCCttaaaacaacaacaaagGAAATCCGAAATCATTACCGCCTTAGTGGATAACGGCAAGAAGGCCCTCCTGGAAAGCATGGAACCGATTTCCAACGGCATTAAGAACCTCAAACTGCCAAAATCTCGCAGTTTCGACGAAAAAAGTAACATACAGCCTGAGGAAAGTTCTCTAGTGCAAAGTTGGTCTTATTGCATTTCCGATTCTTCTAACTTGCACGGGGAACTGGAGTTAAGTAAAAGCGCTGAAGAGTTTTTTAAAGGCAAAGATGAGGAATATGCAATAGTTACCGGAATTTTGAATAAGATAATTGATGAGGTTTGCAGGAAAGTGGACGGAGAGAGTGAAATTCCTTTGCACATTTCTGGGAGACCCACTGAATTGGATTTGAGGAGCAAGATTAATACTTCAAACTCAAAGAATTTCGACTTATACCCTATTCATTCGCACATGTGCTTGTACTACGAGCTCTTCGACTCGAACCAAGTCATTTATGCCCTGCATACtctgaaaaattgtattttggTTAATCCTCAGCTCTTCATTAAGTGCTCCGCTACGAGTGGCATTAAAAACCTGAAAAGTAACGATATTTTGTACCTCTTGGCAAGGCACAGAAAGAGCCTTGTCGGACAGGGCTTCGTTGGAGATCTCAGCCAAGAGCACGTCAATTTCTACCGCGGTTACATGTTCCTAGATGTCATCTTGTTAATTTGCCTCAATTATGCCAGAACATTTTTTCCTTGCTTCGAAGATTCGACTCCGATGTTTGACGAATTGGAGATCAACACGCGAATACAGCTTGAATCGCTGGAAATATTACATACGATCGTGAGAAATTTGATAACGATGATCGAGGAAAATTCGAATAAGGGATTCGCCAGCTATATCGCCGATTTGTTGGTAAAGTGCAAGATTCAGAAGACGTTGCTGCATTGCGTATTAACGTCAGTGAGAAATTTCGATCATGACATGACGTTCGCGGAGGATGTACTGCTGTTCAACAACTTTCAGCCGTGCAATTCGGAGAACAGAATGGGGGAGCACGTGGAGGCTTTCCAAATCCAACTATTAAGGTTGATTCAATCGTTAATAGTTCTGGAACATTCCATATTTCCCGCACCAAAGTCTGCACTAGCACAAGTAAATGCGGATGCTCCTAGTGGGGAGCATCTCAACTATAAACCAACAGTTTTGATACCGAAGCAGCAGATCTTTCTCTCAGCTATTTTGAGCGCCCTGCGCAATGAGAACATGAGGAACATGCATGAGAAGTGGTTGAATATGGTATGCTGTTGTTTGCCTTATTTTGGGGATAATTTAAAGCAGATTTCTATGAGTGTTATCCATCAG GTTTGTAATAATATCGAGAAAATAGCGTCCAGCTATAAAGCATCCAAATTGGATGACTTCGAACTCGGTGCCGACTACACAGTGGTACAATTAGAATCTCTGACTATTCTGTGCCATTACTGCCTTCTGGATGCTACGCAAACCATAAATCAAAACGTGCCCCCCTCTGCGATCACCCCCACTGGCACCAATCCAGGAGAGATTTTAAATAACCTCATGAACGTGTTTTTCTCTCCATTGGGCACtgacattaatttttctaccAAACAAAATTCAGACCACTACCAACTCGCCAGGAAAACTATTCTCAGTCACATGCCAAGGATTATTTCCAGCGTAGCCAAACTTTGGCAGACTGTTGTGG GCCTGGAAGTGGAATGTGACAGCGTTTATGGAAGCTCCAAAATAGTAAAGCAACAATTACTTGAATTTCTTAGTCCTATAGCCGTGCACCATGGGGCAAGTTTTCTGGCCGCAATGGCGGTGGCTTGGTACGAGCGGCGAAATCACTTTAGCAGTATCAAGGCC GTCTTGCCAGAGCCTACTGCAGGCCAAAGCAACTTGGTATATCTAATTTCGGCCATACGAGTAATCCCACTCGACAATCTAGTACAAACAGTGACCGCTGTGATAAAAAATCCTCCGCCCTGCGAGGGAGTCGGACCTGATGTTTGTTTGGACATGGCCATATTGGAGTTATTTTATTG TTACATGCGCAATGCCTCTGCTACTCAGTTATCTGAGGCTTGGACATCTTTGTTGTCCCTGATAAGGGAGGTGAACGCCCTTAGTTCACCTGCGCAGTTTCTGCTCGCTGCCATTTTGCACGAAATGATGATCAAGTGCTGTCCATTGGAGGAGAGGAAGGATCAGAAGGATTTACAGGATGTCACCGCAAAG CTCATTGATTGTGTCTCCCAAGTCTGCGGCTCCTGCCTGGAACAAACTACCTGGCTAAGGCGTAATTTCGCAGTTCGAGAGCAAGAAGAAGACTCGACCCCTGAGACGAGCCTTACCACGGGAGCCCCATCAGATCTCGTTTACAGCTCTAGTCATAGTGTGCAGGCCCAGTTG GTTTTAGCGGAAATTCTTGCCCCCATCTTGGATATTTGCTTCGGCTCTTCAGAGAAGGATAAAGTAAACAATATCCTGGCCTCATTAATGTGCAATATAGTGCCCTACTTAAAAACGCATACCTTGAAGAATATGCCTAGCTTCAATGCGTGCTCCAAGTTATTGTCCAGCTTGAGCAGCTACCAGTACACTCGCAAAGCGTGGAAAAAGGACGTTTTCGATTTGCTGTTGGACAATAGTTTGTTCCAAATGGATTATTCTTGTTTGAAGTTTTGGAAGGTGATTGTGGACAATCTAATGACCCATGACAATACTACTTTCAGAGATTTGATGA GTCGCGTTTCGATGACTCAGAGTGGAACCTTAGGCATTTTCTCGTCTAGAGAACAGGAGTACGAGCAAAAGGCCCAGCTCCTCAAACGGTTGGCCTACGTTATATTTTGCAGTGAAATCGACCAGTATGCCAAGTACATGCCTGAAATTCAAG aacaattgACTTCGAGTTTAAGACTGAACGTGCCTGGCATCCAGGCGCAAGTGTTCATGTGTTTTCGAGTGCTTCTAGTCCGAATGAGCCCGCTGCACGTGACCAGTCTCTGGCCAATCATAATAAGTGAAATGCTGCAAGTATTTTTGCAGATCGAACAGGAACTAAGTACCGACACTGAGGAATTTAG CTCTCACATCAAATTGTTGTCATCGCTGGACGCAAGTTGGGCCACCAATAGCAGCAACGGTCTGCACGCCTTGGGCCATCCACATTGGCTCCGACTGCAACTTGCCGCAGCGAAATTGCTAGATTTGGCCCTATTATTGCCTGCCACCACACTACCGCAATTCCAAAT GTACAGATGGGCCTTTGTAGGCGATGACCTCAACAGTAAATTTCCATCCACCGACCACATTGGCTTTACCCCTCATGTAGTCCGAATAGCGAGTCAGATGGACGAGAAATTCGCAGACGCTCAAATCGACGTTCTGCCAATGAAACGCAACGAGCTCCTGTTGACCATGAACGGCATATCGAAGCTGAGAGATCTCCATAGCTTCTTCAAGACGCTGAGTTCCTGTTCGGACAGGCACAGGAGCGAATGCACCAAGTCCATGACTAGTGACAACCTGTTCACTGATAGGCAGTCTGATAAGCAATTGGACATGATTTTGGAAAAGATAGATAAGGTTGTGGAGGGTGATTTTTTGGATAGGATTCCCAGGTAA